In Elephas maximus indicus isolate mEleMax1 chromosome 25, mEleMax1 primary haplotype, whole genome shotgun sequence, the genomic stretch TGCCCTGTTTGCTACTACGCGCTTCCGTGCAGCCGCCCTGCGGAGGAGCTGGCGGCGCCTTGGCGACGGAAGCCTTGTTCCCAGACCCAGCTTCCCATCCGCTCAGCCTCCTTCGCCGCGCACGGAGAGGCGACTCGGGGATCCCTTTCAGCCTCCGGACTCCCCTCACCTCTGCTCCCCACGTCTTTATGCTCCAAGAAGCGGCCGGCGACTGGTAGTCATGTGTACTCCGAGTCACGTGAACTCGGGTGTCACATGACAGCCTTCATGGGCCCTCCTTTGGTCTCCTCTGGCCTGGGGGTCGGTGGTGGAGGCGGTCCATGCCCGGTCAGGGTCGATAGGCTTCGCGGGTTGTATCCTGGGAGATGCATAGAGCCGGGTGTGGACAGCACCCCAGCCTTCTGGGGGCCCCATTCTAGGCTGGATGGCCGGGCCAGCGGCGCTAGGACCCCCAGGCAGAGCCCGGGGGACGGGAGTCAGGGGGGAAATACCTTACATGGTGCCCCCGCGGTCACCAGCTGAGCCCGTCACCCAAAATAGCCCCCGGCGTATGCCGGCGCGGCTCCTGCCTGGGAGATGGCTTCTGCCTCCGACGCCGTGGAGTTGGGTGCGCCCTGGGGACCCGGGCGCCCCGAGCCCGCTCCTACCCGCTTCCACCGGGTGCACGGTGCCCACATCCGCTTGGACCCCTCCGGGACGCGGGCCACTCGCGTGGAGAGCTTCGCTCACGGCGTGTGCTTTAGTCGCGAGCCGCTGGCCCCGGGCCAGGTGTTCCTGGTCGAGATTGAGGAGAAGGAGCTGGGCTGGTGCGGGCATCTGCGCCTCGGCCTGACTGCGCTGGACCCCGCCAGCCTGCCTGTAGTGCCCGAGTTCTCGCTGCCCGACCTGGTCAGCCTCGGCCACACCTGGGTCTTCGCCATCACGCGCCACCACAACCGAGTGCCCCCCGAGGGTCACCCGGAGGTGGAGGTCGTGTTCCCCAGCCGACCCTCGGCCCTCCTGCAGGAACCCTATCTCTGCATTGAGCAGTTTCGCATTCCCCGGGACCGCCTGGTGGGCCGCAGCCGGCCAGGGCTCTACAGTCACCTACTAGACCAGCTCTACGAGCTAAACGTTTTGCCTCCGACCGCGCGCCGCAGCCGCCTGGGTGTCCTTTTCTGCCCGCGCCGGGACGGCACGGCCGACATGCACATCATCATTAATGGCGAGGACATGGGCCCTAGCGCCCGGGGGCTGCCAGCTACCCAGCCCCTCTACGCAGTGGTGGACGTGTTCGCCTCCACCAAGAGCGTGCGCCTGGTCCAGCTGGAATATGGCTGTAGGTAGCCTGCCCCCTGGGCAGTGACCCCTCCAGGCCTGCTGTGGGGGCAGGATCCTGCTAGGACTCCCTAGCCAGCTAGCTGGGCCTTGATCCAACATTAATTTAGAAGTCGTAGAACCTGGCTTCAAATTCCTCCTCTGCTTGTCATCTCAGACCACAGTTGACTGTCTTGGCTGCCATTGACAGTATGCCCTAAAAGTTCCCTTCTGGCTGTGGCAATCTTTTCTGTATTAACCTATGGCAGGGGTTCTAAGCGGATTTCAGATCCTGGGCCTCTTTGAGAATTGTGTGCTCTCTTATTACAAAAATACTCGTAGATTTGGGTAGACCAGTGTAAAGAATTCACAGATCCCAGACTGAGACTTCTTAATCCTGAGGTCTGGTGCACTGCAGTCCTGTGAAGCCCTTAATTTATACCTCTGATCTCATTGCATGAATTCAGTGAACTTGAAGGTACTCTGTGTGGGGAGGGTGCTGGAAGCTGGGGCCAACCAGACACGACCCCTGGAAGCTGCTCGGCTGAGAAGCAGACAGGGCACTGAGTGTTGTGATAGAAACCTGCTGCAGCACCATGAGAGTTCGCAGAGAAAGGTGCTTATCTCAGCCATGTTAACAGCCCAGGAAGTAGGCTGGACCCAGAGAGCAGAGGGACTTGTCCAAGTTAACAGCAAAGTAGAGGCcaacatttagatcttctgggGCTCAGCATCAGACCCACCCTCCAGTTctgtttcccttctcttcccagtGCCATCCCTGCAGACTCTGTGCCGCCTGGTGATCCAGAGGAGTGTGGTGCACCGGCTGGCCATCGATGGGCTCCATCTGCCCAAAGGACTGAAGGATTTCTGCAAGTACGAGTGAAGGCCTgcaagtacagtcaccaggctcaGGGCCACAGAGCACGTGCTGGCCCCAGAGCTGCGGCTTGTCTGCAGCCGGTGATGTGGCTGCCAGCCAGGGCCAGAAATAAACACAGTCTCCTTGCCCCTGCAGCCACTGAGGGGTATTTCCTTTAGGATCACTGCTGGTCAGCAGGTCAGAGCAAGAGAGAGCATTTTAAAGGTCATAGAGgatagtgggagccctggtggcatggtggttaaatgtttggctgctaaccaaaaggttggcagtttgaatctaccagctgccccttggaaaccctatggggcagttcttctccgtcCTATGGGgacacaatgagtcagaatcaactcaacagcaacgggtttatttatttatttttggagccCAGTGGTTCTTAGCCTGGCTACTAACTAGAGTCACTGGGATACTTAAGAGTGCTAATGCCCTGGGCCCTATTTCCAGAGGTTCTTGTCCAGTTTGTTGCAggattcaaaccaaaccaaacccattgctgtcaagttggctgtgactcatagtaaccctatagggcagaggagaactgccccatagggtttccaaggagtggctgttgaattcgaactgccagccttttggttagcagccagatgcttaaccattgtgccactgggcACCGGGGCTCTATTGGGGACTTAGGCccggaggtttttttttttttttttaaagctcctctGGAATTTCTAATGTACAGCCAGGGTAGAAAAGCATTTCCCTAGaacagaggtcttcagcctggcTCTGACCCTGGGATTCTGACTTCACTGGTCTGGGATGAGGCTGGGCAccaggatttttaaaaacttcccaAGAGATTTTAATGTGCAGCCCAGGCTGAGAACAGTGCCCTAGACAAACTATTGAATTTTGCaggtgggaaactgaggcccagagatgggAGTGTATTTGCCCCAGATCACacagcaaatgaatgaatgcagaaaTGCAGAGTGCTCCTTGTCTCATACTACAGGGCACAAAGCACTAGACTCCTTTATTTTATCTCTGCTCATTTGCTTCCATACCAAcaatctcatttattcctcacaactcCTGGTGAGGTAGTAGGCAGAGTTACCACCCACACTTTACAGGTGAGGATGTCcgggtgacttgcccaaggtaagGGCAAGAAACTAGAACACCCACTTCCTGGCACAGTGCTCTTTTAACCCCATCCCATTGTCATAGAGGGGCCCTAGAATGAACAAGTCAGTGTTGTGAGGTAGGTTCCAGGTGTAAAGGGGAGGGACTGTGAGGTGAGGTTCTAGAAGGGTCGAGAGGGTAGGACAAGAGGCAGATGACTGTTCCCTCACAACCAGGGGCCTTGGGCTGGCCATGTCCTACTTCAGGTCTCCACAAACTCATCTGGGTTTTCTGCCTTCTGGCCAAGGTGAGAGAGGGGCTCCTGGAACTGGAGGGGGTACGCCTTCCCCGAGAAGCTGCTTTCTGGCTCTGGGGAGGTGGGGATTCTGCTGGGCATCTTTGGGCTGGCCCTGGAGCCAATTCTCTTAGAAGAAAAGCCATTTCAAAAGTCCTTGCCAGTAACTGCccacttgttcattcattcattcaacgaaCACTTCTCCATCACCTGCTCCGTGTTGGGCACTGGAGGGATGGATAACACCTAGTTCCCAACCTCAAGACAGTCCTCTTGAGCTAGTCTTGTCAC encodes the following:
- the NEURL2 gene encoding neuralized-like protein 2, coding for MASASDAVELGAPWGPGRPEPAPTRFHRVHGAHIRLDPSGTRATRVESFAHGVCFSREPLAPGQVFLVEIEEKELGWCGHLRLGLTALDPASLPVVPEFSLPDLVSLGHTWVFAITRHHNRVPPEGHPEVEVVFPSRPSALLQEPYLCIEQFRIPRDRLVGRSRPGLYSHLLDQLYELNVLPPTARRSRLGVLFCPRRDGTADMHIIINGEDMGPSARGLPATQPLYAVVDVFASTKSVRLVQLEYGLPSLQTLCRLVIQRSVVHRLAIDGLHLPKGLKDFCKYE